Proteins from a genomic interval of Capsicum annuum cultivar UCD-10X-F1 chromosome 4, UCD10Xv1.1, whole genome shotgun sequence:
- the LOC107867474 gene encoding nitrile-specifier protein 5, whose amino-acid sequence MAVATQGKWIKLEEKGAGPGARSSHAITIVGHKVYSFGGEFTPRVPVDNKLHVFDLNGQEWSMTDAAGDVPPPRVGVTMATVGETIYVFGGRDAEHKELNELYSFDTTTNKWTLLSSGDDGPPHRSYHSMTADDRRIYVFGGCGNAGRLNDLWGYDVVDKKWIKFPVPGENCKPRGGPGLTEVLGKIWVVYGFSGYELDDVHYFDTIEEKWVQVETNGEKPTARSVFSTVGIGKFIFIYGGEIDPSDLGHAGAGKFSGDVYALDTETLVWKRWMDSGDHPGPRGWCAFASGRRDGQEGLLVYGGNSPSNDRLGDIFFFTPLVET is encoded by the exons ATGGCTGTAGCAACACAAGGCAAATGGATCAAG CTGGAGGAAAAAGGGGCTGGACCTGGGGCAAGAAGCTCGCATGCCATCACCATTGTGGGGCATAAGGTCTATTCATTTGGGGGTGAGTTCACACCTCGTGTCCCTGTTGACAACAAATTGCATGTGTTTGATCTCAATGGTCAAGAATGGTCCATGACTGATGCTGCTGGCGATGTCCCTCCACCTCGTGTAGGCGTCACTATGGCCACTGTAGGGGAGACTATCTACGTATTTGGTGGCAGAGATGCTGAGCATAAGGAGCTTAACGAGCTTTATTCATTTGACACGACTACCAACAAATGGACCTTATTGTCTAGTGGTGATGATGGCCCTCCTCACCGGAGCTACCACTCGATGACAGCTGATGATCGGAGGATCTACGTCTTTGGTGGTTGCGGAAATGCTGGAAGGCTTAATGATCTTTGGGGCTATGATGTTGTTGATAAGAAATGGATCAAATTTCCTGTACCAGGGGAAAATTGTAAACCAAGAGGTGGACCTGGTTTGACTGAGGTCCTAGGCAAAATCTGGGTTGTCTATGGATTCTCTGGTTATGAGCTTGATGATGTGCATTACTTTGATACAATTGAAGAAAAATGGGTGCAAGTGGAGACAAATGGTGAAAAACCTACTGCTAGGAGTGTATTTTCAACAGTTGGGATTGGGAAATTCATTTTTATCTATGGTGGTGAGATAGACCCCAGTGATTTAGGTCATGCGGGTGCTGGGAAATTTTCGGGCGATGTCTATGCACTTGACACAGAGACACTTGTTTGGAAGCGGTGGATGGATTCCGGTGACCATCCGGGGCCAAGAGGGTGGTGTGCCTTCGCTAGTGGACGGCGAGATGGTCAAGAGGGCCTGCTGGTTTATGGTGGCAATTCACCAAGCAATGATAGGCTTGGTGACATTTTCTTTTTCACTCCTCTCGTGGAGACCTGA